A segment of the Bacillus licheniformis DSM 13 = ATCC 14580 genome:
GATCCGGTTATATGAATTCTCTTCTCCTCTGTTTTCATGTCTCCCTACCCCTTTACATGCTTTGTTATAAAACAGTTTGCCTACTCGCCTTTTTTGGCAAGACAGCGCTCGCATTCCATGAAGTAAGATTCAGCCTGCTCCTCCATCTTTTCGCCGCATTCAGGGCACGTTTTTTTCGGAAGCGTTCTGAAAAATTCCATCGGACTTTTCAAGCTCATTTGTATAACCTCCTTTTTATAGAACAGTTTTATGTTTTATATTTCTGTTGTAGTACAGTATACAGCGCAAAAATGAAAATGTACACACCTTTTTCCAAAAAATATTTATTTTTTTCCATTCAAACAAAAATAGATTGTTCTCTTTTTATTCATAGCTTGTTCATATTTTTCTTCTAGAATAGGGAACATAAAGAGGTGAAAGTGATGATGAAAATAAAAAACAAACAACTTGATGTCATTCTGGTTCTAATTTTGTTGGCAGCTCTTATTCTGAATACATATAACATTTGGCTGGACGATGCCGCC
Coding sequences within it:
- the yhfH gene encoding protein YhfH; this encodes MSLKSPMEFFRTLPKKTCPECGEKMEEQAESYFMECERCLAKKGE